In Tepidamorphus gemmatus, the genomic stretch TGTTCAACTGGGAATCGGGCGCCGAACCCGGCGTCAACGAGGATCTGCGCAAGCCCTTCGAGGTGCTGGGCGAGGTGACGGCGCGCATGCACCGTCACGTCCGCACCTGGCGGCGACCAGCCTGGTTCGAACGGCTGACCTGGGACTTCGAGACGAGCCTCGGCGAGCGGCCGCACTGGGGCCGCTGGCGCGACGGCATGGGCATGGACGACAAGAAGCTCGACATCTTCGCCCATACTGTCGAACTGATCGGCCACCGCCTCGCCGCCTTCGGCAAGTCGGAGGACCGCTTCGGCCTGATCCACTGTGACCTGCGCCTCGCCAACCTGCTGGTCGACGGATCCGAGGTGAAGGTCATCGATTTCGATGACTGCGGATTTTCCTGGCTGATGTACGACGCTGCGACGCCAGTGTCGTTCTATGAGCACCTGCCCGAAGTGCCCGACCTGGTGCGTCACTGGCTCGTCGGCTACCGCAGGGTGATCGACCTGCCGCAGGCCGACGAGGACGAGATCGGCACCTTCATCATGCTGCGCCGGCTGCTGCTCGTGGCCTGGATCGGCAGTCACTCGGAGACCGAGCTCGCCCAGTCGATGGGCGTCGATTATACCGAGGGCACGGTGCCGCTCTGCCGGACCTACCTGAAGAATTTCGGTTAGCTCGTCGCCCGCCGCGCCGCGACCCTCGGCGCCATCACGCACAGCAGTTCGAACATGATCGAGACACCGAGCCAGGCGGTGGCGCCGCTCGGATCGAAGGGCGGCGAGACCTCGACGAGATCGGCACCGATGATGTTCACCCCGTCGAGCGCGCGCACCACCTGCAAGGCCTCGAACGAGTTCGGGCCGCCGACCTCCGGCGTTCCCGTCCCCGGTGCAAAGGCCGGATCGACGAAATCGATGTCGTAGGAGACGTAGGTCGGACCGGTTCCGGCGATCTCGCGCGCCTCAACCATCACGTCGGCGACACCGCGCCTGAAATACTCCTCGATCGGAATGACCCGAATGCCGACCGACCTGGCAAAGTCGCGATCCTCCGTATCGTAGGTGGTGCCGCGGATGCCGATCATCACCACGCGTTTCGGATCGAGCAGGCCCTCCTCCACCGCCCGCCGGAACGGCGTGCCATGTGTGTACCTGCAGCCATCGAAATAGCTGTGGAACAGATCGGTGTGGCTGTCGAAATGGATCATGCCGATCGGCCCGTCAGCGGCCAGCGCGCGCAGGATCGGCAGCGTGCACAGATGATCCCCGCCGGCTGTCAGGGGCACGATCCCGGCGTCCCGCACGCGCCGAAAATAGCGGGTGAAGCGCTCCAGGCTGTCGGCGACGTCGGCCGGGTTCGGGCCGACATCACCGAGATCGGCGCAGTTGACCATGTCGAAAGGCCGTACCCCGGTCGCCCCGTTGGCGGCGCGGATCATGGTCGACAGGTCGCGCAGCTGGCGCGGGCCGTGACGCGGTCCCGGCCGATTGGTGGTGCCGCCATCCCAGGGCGCCCCGATGATGCCGATCGCGACCTCGCGAATGCGCGGATCGTCGAGCGGCACATGCGGCAGCCGCATGAAGGTCGGCACGCCCGCGAAGCGCGGCAGATCGAAGCCCGACACCGGCCGATAGAACGGATCGCTCAAGCTGCGCCTCCCGAATCCGGTGATCTCGATGCCGGAACGGGTAGCATTCCTCCGACCGGGCAGGAAGCGCAAGGCGACGTCGCAGGCATGCCGACCTCGTTGACACAGGGCGGTGGATCCGGGACGGCGACAGCGGGTTCGCCGCGCTGCCCCACTGGGCAGTCCGGCCGAATTCGGCTACCCCCTGTCGCAGCAAACCGATCCCACGGCCAGGCCCTTCCGGTTGGGTAGCGGCCGGTGGCCACCCCAAATGAGGAGTAGAACCGATATGTCCACCAAGACGCGTTTCCGCCCGGAGCGGGTCGACTTCAGCCGCTTCTCGCCGAAGCACTTCAAGTGGGAACTCGACGACGGCGTTGCAACGATCACACTCAACCGGCCGGA encodes the following:
- a CDS encoding phosphotransferase enzyme family protein, yielding MTEVHPDTHGFDSLPHARQLDCLAELARTATANYPIPADVSVTLVNLSENATYKVEHAATGRRWALRVHRDGYHSDTAIASELAWLIDLRQSGVVTTPVPVPGHDGELIQKVGHPAMARPRNVVLFNWESGAEPGVNEDLRKPFEVLGEVTARMHRHVRTWRRPAWFERLTWDFETSLGERPHWGRWRDGMGMDDKKLDIFAHTVELIGHRLAAFGKSEDRFGLIHCDLRLANLLVDGSEVKVIDFDDCGFSWLMYDAATPVSFYEHLPEVPDLVRHWLVGYRRVIDLPQADEDEIGTFIMLRRLLLVAWIGSHSETELAQSMGVDYTEGTVPLCRTYLKNFG
- a CDS encoding agmatinase, yielding MSDPFYRPVSGFDLPRFAGVPTFMRLPHVPLDDPRIREVAIGIIGAPWDGGTTNRPGPRHGPRQLRDLSTMIRAANGATGVRPFDMVNCADLGDVGPNPADVADSLERFTRYFRRVRDAGIVPLTAGGDHLCTLPILRALAADGPIGMIHFDSHTDLFHSYFDGCRYTHGTPFRRAVEEGLLDPKRVVMIGIRGTTYDTEDRDFARSVGIRVIPIEEYFRRGVADVMVEAREIAGTGPTYVSYDIDFVDPAFAPGTGTPEVGGPNSFEALQVVRALDGVNIIGADLVEVSPPFDPSGATAWLGVSIMFELLCVMAPRVAARRATS